Proteins co-encoded in one Taeniopygia guttata chromosome 4, bTaeGut7.mat, whole genome shotgun sequence genomic window:
- the LYAR gene encoding cell growth-regulating nucleolar protein isoform X1, with product MVVFTCNACGEAVKKAQVEKHVNICRKCQCLSCMDCGKDFWGDDYKEHVKCVSEDQKYGGKGFEAKTNKGDAKQQEWIQKIHEVMKKPNISPKVRNILEQMRAFDNIPRKKVKFQNWIKNSLRIKDSNLQDQVWDVFSEATRNISNEKEQDKPQQKKEQQSAETGENTNAEENGITDAKTERKKSKRERKEERQKNKKKEKKDLKLENQEEVKKTKKSKKGKESVEDDFEINGNGNHCEREGERNIKKRKHKHIEEEPHTKTKRMKTESISEDMETENINDSEENVGTEKGKFNWKGTIKAVLKQAPDNEISIKKLRKKVIAQYYAVAGEHHKTEEEILVIFNKKVNNNPKFRVLKDKVKLVK from the exons ATGGTAGTTTTCACATGCAATGCGTGTGGAGAAGCTGTGAAGAAAGCACAGGTTGAAAAGCACGTGAACATCTGCAGAAAGTGTCAGTGCCTGTCTTGCATGGATTGTGGCAAGGATTTCTG GGGTGATGACTATAAAGAACACGTGAAGTGTGTAAGTGAAGACCAGAAATATGGTGGGAAAGGCTTTGAAGCCAAAACGAACAAAGGAGATGCTAAACAGCAGGAATGGATTCAG AAAATTCATGAAGTAATGAAGAAGCCCAACATAAGCCCTAAAGTGCGGAACATCCTGGAGCAAATGCGTGCCTTTGATAACAttccaagaaaaaaagtaaagtttCAG AATTGGATCAAGAACAGTTTGAGAATTAAGGACAGCAATTTGCAAGATCAGGTGTGGGATGTTTTCTCAGAAGCAACCAGAAAT atttcaaatgaaaaagaacAAGACAAACCACaacagaagaaagaacagcAGTCTGCAGAAACTGGGGAAAATACAAACgcagaagaaaatggaattaCAGATGcaaaaactgagagaaaaaagagtAAGAGGGAACGAAAAGAAGAGAggcaaaagaacaaaaagaaggagaaaaaagatcTGAAATTGGAAAACCAGGAAGAAGTAAAAAAGACTAAAAAGtccaaaaaaggaaaagagagtgTAGAGGatgattttgaaataaatggaaatggCAATCACTgtgaaagagaaggagaaagaaacatAAAGAAACGCAAACATAAACATATAGAAG AGGAGCCTCATACTAAaacaaagagaatgaaaactgaaagcatTTCGGAAGACatggaaacagaaaacatcAATGACAGTGAAGAAAATGTGGGAACAGAGAAAG GTAAATTCAACTGGAAGGGAACCATCAAAGCAGTTTTGAAACAGGCTCCAGACAATGAAATTTCAATTAAGAAACTAAGAAAAAAG GTGATAGCTCAGTATTATGCTGTAGCTGGTGAACATcacaaaacagaagaggagaTCCTAGTCATATTCAATAAGAAAGTGAATAACAATCCCAAATTTAGAGTTCTAAAGGACAAAGTGAAACTTGTGAAATAA
- the LYAR gene encoding cell growth-regulating nucleolar protein isoform X2, whose protein sequence is MSAVASKKIHEVMKKPNISPKVRNILEQMRAFDNIPRKKVKFQNWIKNSLRIKDSNLQDQVWDVFSEATRNISNEKEQDKPQQKKEQQSAETGENTNAEENGITDAKTERKKSKRERKEERQKNKKKEKKDLKLENQEEVKKTKKSKKGKESVEDDFEINGNGNHCEREGERNIKKRKHKHIEEEPHTKTKRMKTESISEDMETENINDSEENVGTEKGKFNWKGTIKAVLKQAPDNEISIKKLRKKVIAQYYAVAGEHHKTEEEILVIFNKKVNNNPKFRVLKDKVKLVK, encoded by the exons ATGTCAGCTGTGGCATCAAAA AAAATTCATGAAGTAATGAAGAAGCCCAACATAAGCCCTAAAGTGCGGAACATCCTGGAGCAAATGCGTGCCTTTGATAACAttccaagaaaaaaagtaaagtttCAG AATTGGATCAAGAACAGTTTGAGAATTAAGGACAGCAATTTGCAAGATCAGGTGTGGGATGTTTTCTCAGAAGCAACCAGAAAT atttcaaatgaaaaagaacAAGACAAACCACaacagaagaaagaacagcAGTCTGCAGAAACTGGGGAAAATACAAACgcagaagaaaatggaattaCAGATGcaaaaactgagagaaaaaagagtAAGAGGGAACGAAAAGAAGAGAggcaaaagaacaaaaagaaggagaaaaaagatcTGAAATTGGAAAACCAGGAAGAAGTAAAAAAGACTAAAAAGtccaaaaaaggaaaagagagtgTAGAGGatgattttgaaataaatggaaatggCAATCACTgtgaaagagaaggagaaagaaacatAAAGAAACGCAAACATAAACATATAGAAG AGGAGCCTCATACTAAaacaaagagaatgaaaactgaaagcatTTCGGAAGACatggaaacagaaaacatcAATGACAGTGAAGAAAATGTGGGAACAGAGAAAG GTAAATTCAACTGGAAGGGAACCATCAAAGCAGTTTTGAAACAGGCTCCAGACAATGAAATTTCAATTAAGAAACTAAGAAAAAAG GTGATAGCTCAGTATTATGCTGTAGCTGGTGAACATcacaaaacagaagaggagaTCCTAGTCATATTCAATAAGAAAGTGAATAACAATCCCAAATTTAGAGTTCTAAAGGACAAAGTGAAACTTGTGAAATAA
- the OTOP1 gene encoding proton channel OTOP1 — MEQAAGCPAVGGSYPQKNAEILSSQYGINLFLAGLLLTFAWAVHAVGISKSHLLSYLITLMLIQLLWMLWYLCRSCTQRRLIRDKDTHAGARWLKCGITLFAVITLILDSFKIGYYIDFSNCLSPTEGIFPVTHAVHTILQVYFLWCHAKDVIQSFKTLERFGVIHSVFTNLLLWTNGVLTESKHQLNEHKERLITLGFGNITIVLDDHAPQCNCTTTTLCSIFSQGIYYLYPFNIEYHILASTMLYVLWKNIGRKVEHHQQSKTPFKFHGITVGMIFGLIVLTSTIAIVVVYLIQIGGSKIKSELALTMFYLHAIFVLALMCTAGIVALLIYRLEDRSLDNSKNPARKLDAELLVGTAAGSWLLSWGSILAIICAQGHPKYTWYNLPYSVLVIIEKYIQNLFIIESIHREQEKGNDAIKTLRIVTISRGSTLSLTPLSKETYNGRAAHDNGDIPCLFKGSICGGENDAAGVAREETSQDNSLVMHSASDFSFYSRNSVTNNKRRILKNIAAFLFLCNLSLWIPPAFGCRPEYDNGLEEIVFGFEPWIIVVNLAMPFSIFYRMHSAASLFEVNCKT, encoded by the exons ATGGAGCAAGCCGCCGGGTGCCCCGCGGTGGGCGGCAGCTACCCGCAGAAAAACGCCGAGATCCTCAGCAGCCAGTACGGCATCAACCTCTTCCTGGCCGGGCTGCTGCTCACCTTCGCCTGGGCTGTGCATGCTGTGGGCATCAGCAAGAGCCACCTGCTCTCCTACCTCATCACGCTGATGCTCATCCAGCTACTGTGGATGCTGTGGTacctctgcaggagctgcacacaGAGGAGGCTGATCCGGGACAAGGACACGCACGCTGGAGCCCGCTGGCTGAAGT GTGGAATTACATTATTTGCAGTGATTACTTTAATTCTGGACTCCTTTAAAATTGGATATTATATTGATTTTTCAAACTGTTTATCACCAACTGAAGGCATTTTTCCTGTTACACATGCTGTCCACACCATCTTACAG gTGTATTTTCTGTGGTGTCATGCAAAGGATGTTATCCAGTCTTTCAAAACACTTGAAAG GTTTGGTGTTATCCATTCAGTTTTCACAAATTTGCTCCTGTGGACAAATGGTGTGTTAACAGAGTCAAAACATCAGCTGAATGAACATAAGGAAAGACTAATCACGCTTGGTTTTGGGAACATAACTATAG TTCTAGATGATCATGCACCTCAATGCAATTGCACAACAACTACTCTCTGCTCAATATTTTCTCAGGGAATATATTATCTATATCCCTTTAACATAGAGTACCACATCCTAGCATCCACGATGCTCTATGTCCTGTGGAAGAACATTGGTCGTAAAGTTGAGCACCACCAGCAAAGCAAAACTCCATTCAAATTCCACGGCATAACTGTTGGAATGATTTTTGGACTAATCGTGTTAACTAGCACGATAGCCATAGTTGTTGTGTATTTAATTCAGATTGGAGGTTCAAAAATCAAAAGTGAGTTAGCACTCACGATGTTTTACTTGCACGCTATCTTCGTGTTGGCGCTCATGTGCACAGCTGGAATCGTCGCCCTTCTCATCTACAGACTGGAAGATAGATCACTGGATAATTCCAAGAACCCCGCTCGAAAACTGGATGCAGAACTGCTGGTGGGCACAGCTGCAGGGTcctggctgctctcctggggctcAATCCTTGCCATTATCTGTGCCCAAGGTCATCCCAAATACACATGGTATAACCTGCCCTACTCTGTTCTGGTTATTATAGAGAAATATATTCAGAACCTCTTTATCATTGAATCCATCCACCGtgagcaggaaaaggggaatgaTGCCATTAAAACTCTTCGGATAGTGACCATATCTCGGGGGAGCACTTTGTCCCTCACCCCCTTGTCCAAAGAGACTTACAATGGCAGAGCTGCTCATGACAATGGTGACATACCCTGTCTGTTTAAGGGCAGCATCTGTGGGGGAGAAAATGATGCTGCTGGTGTTGCCAGAGAAGAAACGAGTCAGGACAATAGTTTGGTCATGCACTCAGCCTCAGATTTCTCATTTTACAGCAGAAACTCAGTTACTAACAACAAGAGGagaattttgaaaaacattGCTGCGTTTTTATTCCTCTGCAACCTTTCG ctgtggaTACCACCGGCGTTCGGGTGCCGCCCGGAGTACGACAATGGACTGGAAGAAATAGTTTTTGGCTTTGAACCCTGGATAATTGTTGTGAACCTTGCAATgcctttttctattttctatcgGATGCATTCAGCTGCCTCGCTCTTTGAGGTCAATTGTAAAACATAG
- the TMEM128 gene encoding transmembrane protein 128, which yields MEPGGGGDALPRLRRPGRRGPEPREPQQPQPPAWGGGTAEESTAVEKTTRPLKRLNIHSAFWILTSIAVTYYFDFLKNIKETMQADSWWLSCGTCLLATCLSVAFYCILYLEWYCGIQDYDEQYPALVPITTATFIAAAICFNVALWPVWSFFTPVLLFIQFMGVVMLVSLLG from the exons ATGgagcccggcggcggcggggacgcGCTCCCGAGGCTGCGGCGCCcggggcggcgcgggccggagccccgggagccgcagcagccgcagccgcCTGCCTGGGGCGGCGGGACGGCCG AAGAGTCTACAGCTGTAGAGAAGACGACGAGGCCTCTTAAAAGACTGAATATTCATTCTGCATTCTGGATTTTGACATCAATAGCTGTGACATActactttgattttttaaaaaatattaaagaaactATGCAAGCAGATAG ctggTGGCTTTCCTGTGGCACTTGTTTATTGGCTACATGTTTATCTGTTGCCTTTTACTGCATACTGTATCTTGAGTGGTACTGTGGAATTCAGGACTATGATGAACAGTACCCTGCACTGGTTCCTATCACAACAGCTACCTTTATAGCAGCAGCAATTTG TTTTAATGTTGCCTTGTGGCCTGTCTGGTCATTTTTCACACCTGTGTTGCTCTTCATTCAGTTCATGGGTGTTGTGATGCTTGTGTCACTCCTGGGATAA